The genomic window TCGTCCCGGTCGTACATCACGTTCAGCTGTCGGAGCTCATCCAGGAGCTCGGGCTCGATCTGGTAGCGCGCCTCGATGTCGTCGTAGTAGTTCGACGGGATGTCGAGTGGCCGGAAACCACGATCGCGGGCCGCGCGAGCCAGCCGCAGAACGTCGGTCGTCGCGAAGGCGATGTGCTGCGGGAGGATCGCGTCGTCACGGGCGCCGGACGGCACCAGGTTGAGGGCGATCCTCACGACGCCGTCGGCGCTGCTCAGCACCTGGCTGCGCACCAGACCAACGGGGGCCGCCACCTCGATCGACGCCTCGGCGTGCAGATCCAGCACCGAATGGAAGAACAGCACCGCGGCATCGAAGTGCTGCCAGGGCTGAGCGAGGTTGAGGTGGTCGACGCGTTCGATCATGCCCGCGTCCTCGTCGTGGGGTGTGCCGAACTCGCTCACCCACCTCGGCTCCGCTCCCTGTCCGGCCCCGAAGAACACCTCCGAGCCGTCAGGAGCGCTCACGCCGACGAGCCGCTCGTCGCCCTCGTGCTCGGCCCGCGGCACTTCGGGAGCGAACAGGCCCGTCGCCCGGCGGAGGGCGAGCGGGGGGTCGTCGACCGACAGGCCGATGCCGGCGACGGTCGGCTGGGGGTGCTCCGAGTCCGGAGCGCCCAGCACGACCCGCGCGGCGCCGTGGGACCACAGCTCGACGCTCTTGGTGCGGTGCGGCCCGTGCGCGCGGAAGCCGAGCTGCGCCAGCAGTCGTCGCAGCTCCGGGACCTCGCTGGTGCGCAGCTCCACGTAGTTCACATCGGTGGGCGGCGCGACCTGGGGCAGGAGCGCGGTCGACATGCGGGCGGCGCGGCCGCCGGCGCGTGCGCCCAAGGCTGCGGCCGTCTCATGCTCGAGCCACCGGAGCGAGCGTCGCGCGTCGATCGCGGTGGCGAGCGGGTCGGCCTGGCGGAAGGTGTCGTTGAAGATCTCCAGCGAGACCGGACCGTCGTATCCCGTGCGCACCAGGTGCGCCATGAAGGTGCCGAGGTCGAAGCCGCCCTCGCCGGGGAAGAGGCGGTGGTGCCGGCTCCACGAGAGCACGTCCAGCGAGAGCAGCGGGGCATCCGCCATCTGGACGAAGAAGATCCGGTCGGCGGCGATGGTCTCGATCGCCTCGGGGTTGTGGCCCTTCGAGAGGATGTGGAAGCTGTCGAGGCAGAGCCCGATGCGGGGGTGATCGGCCAACCGGACGATGCGCGCCGCCGCTTCATAGCTGTCGACGAACCGGCCCCAGGCGAGCGCCTCGTAGGCGACCCGCACGCCGAACTGCTCGGCGACGCCGCCGAGCTGCCGCAGCTGAGCCGCGGCGAGCTGCTCGTCGCCGCTGCGCGCGGTGGCGACGTTGCTGCACAGCAGCATGGTCTCGATGCCCAGGCGATTCATGAGGGCGAATTTCGCCGCGGCGCGGCGGAGGTTCTGCTCGAGCAGCTCCGGCCCGACCCCCTCGAAGTCGCGGAACGGCTGGTACAGATCGAGCGTCAGGCCGAGGTCGGCGGCGCGATCGCGGATGGCTTCCGGTGAGCGGGGCGACGCGACGAGGTCGGGCTCGAAGATCTCGACTCCCTCGAACCCGGCCGCGCTGGCGGCGACGAGTTTCTCGTCGAGCGTTCCGCTCAGGCAGACCGTGGCGATCGACGTGCGCATGGCACCTCCCTGCGGCCACCGGCGCTGGTGTCCGCATGATTCTGTCTAGAGCATTGCATGGTTGTGTACTAACTAGTACGTTCGAAAGCCAAGGGCGATCGACGACGATTCAACCTGCTGGGAGAGGACACTCGATGATGAGTCTCGCCGAATGGAACACGACTCCCTCCGGAGGGCGCGCGCCGGTCTCGGTGCTCGACCGCATCTTCGCGATCCTGGATGCCGTGAAGGAGTCCGACGGATCGATCACGATCACCGACATCGCCGCCCGGACCGCCCTGCCCAAGTCCACCGTCTCGCGGCTCGTCACCGAGCTGGCCGGGCAGCGGTACCTGGAGCGCACCGAGGAGGGGGTCGCACTCGGACTGCGCCTCTTCGAGCTCGGTGCGCGCGCCAGCCTGCCCCGCCGGCTCGTCGCGGCCGCCGCCCCCGTCCTGCGGAATCTCCGCGACGTCACCGGCGAACGTGTCGGGCTCTGGGTGCAGCAGGGCACCGACATGGTGTCGATCGCCGCTGTCGCCGGGCGCCTGCCCATGCTGCCGACCCGCGCCGGGATGCGGTCCCCGGCCCTGACGACCGCCAGTGGCAAGGCCTACCTGGCGTTCTGCGCCGACCCCGCCGTGGTCGACAGGATCAGCGCACCGCTCGTCGCCGACGATGCCGAGCACTTCCGGGAAGAACTCGCCCACGTGCGCGATGCGGCGGTGGCCCTCGACATCGAGGCGTCGTACCCGGGCATCCTCGCGGTCGCGAGCCCCGTGCTCTCCGGCGACCGCGTCGTGATCGGAG from Microbacterium sp. ProA8 includes these protein-coding regions:
- a CDS encoding TIM barrel protein, producing the protein MRTSIATVCLSGTLDEKLVAASAAGFEGVEIFEPDLVASPRSPEAIRDRAADLGLTLDLYQPFRDFEGVGPELLEQNLRRAAAKFALMNRLGIETMLLCSNVATARSGDEQLAAAQLRQLGGVAEQFGVRVAYEALAWGRFVDSYEAAARIVRLADHPRIGLCLDSFHILSKGHNPEAIETIAADRIFFVQMADAPLLSLDVLSWSRHHRLFPGEGGFDLGTFMAHLVRTGYDGPVSLEIFNDTFRQADPLATAIDARRSLRWLEHETAAALGARAGGRAARMSTALLPQVAPPTDVNYVELRTSEVPELRRLLAQLGFRAHGPHRTKSVELWSHGAARVVLGAPDSEHPQPTVAGIGLSVDDPPLALRRATGLFAPEVPRAEHEGDERLVGVSAPDGSEVFFGAGQGAEPRWVSEFGTPHDEDAGMIERVDHLNLAQPWQHFDAAVLFFHSVLDLHAEASIEVAAPVGLVRSQVLSSADGVVRIALNLVPSGARDDAILPQHIAFATTDVLRLARAARDRGFRPLDIPSNYYDDIEARYQIEPELLDELRQLNVMYDRDESGEFLHFYTHPIGTVFLEVVERRGEYAGYGALNAPVRLAAQYQHRRALEGVAA
- a CDS encoding IclR family transcriptional regulator, whose translation is MSLAEWNTTPSGGRAPVSVLDRIFAILDAVKESDGSITITDIAARTALPKSTVSRLVTELAGQRYLERTEEGVALGLRLFELGARASLPRRLVAAAAPVLRNLRDVTGERVGLWVQQGTDMVSIAAVAGRLPMLPTRAGMRSPALTTASGKAYLAFCADPAVVDRISAPLVADDAEHFREELAHVRDAAVALDIEASYPGILAVASPVLSGDRVVIGAISVAGPSGAMDPERASPLVRAAGSTVTRRLAAA